Genomic DNA from Taurinivorans muris:
CATCCGGATGCCCCGGTTCGTACACACGTTTATTCGGACGGGAATCTGTCGCAATACCGACAACTTTCACGCCTTTCACCTGTCTGTCCAAAGCGGTTTCCATGTGTTTTCCGAAAGGATTGTCAAGGTCGCTCACTTCCTTTACGACCGCTTTTCTGCGGTATGGCCCGATATCGCCCGGCATACGCGTTGTTTTTGCGTTCGCAAGGTTCATTGCCGTAATATTCAATTGAGTTCTTTCAGCGCTTAATCCTGATGCACTCACATCCAATGCTGTCATGAAATCCATAATGCCACCCTATTATACCTTTGATGCTTCCGTTATGATTGATTTCAAAGAATCATAACCGCTTTTCGTAACTTGGGACAATGTTGTATATTGCAAATTGTTTTTAGCCATTTTTACCATTTCCTTATCGATATTCACACGGTCTTCACCATGAGCGCGCCTTGGCATGAAACGTTTGAGCCAATCGGCATTAAATGTTTTACTGTCAAAAACTGACGGAATATGCTCGGAACTGGTGCGGGAAATCTTACCTTTCGCGTCCAAATTCAAGGCTTGTTGCAGTTCTTTTTCAAATGTGAG
This window encodes:
- the flgC gene encoding flagellar basal body rod protein FlgC, whose translation is MDFMTALDVSASGLSAERTQLNITAMNLANAKTTRMPGDIGPYRRKAVVKEVSDLDNPFGKHMETALDRQVKGVKVVGIATDSRPNKRVYEPGHPDADEEGYVLYPDINVVEEMAMMMTAQRNYDANTTAIDTIKAMYTKALEIGK
- the flgB gene encoding flagellar basal body rod protein FlgB yields the protein MKSLDQDHMQLVSRVMDMQLQRQNVIMGNITNVNTPNYKPLELTFEKELQQALNLDAKGKISRTSSEHIPSVFDSKTFNADWLKRFMPRRAHGEDRVNIDKEMVKMAKNNLQYTTLSQVTKSGYDSLKSIITEASKV